One Sphingobacteriales bacterium DNA segment encodes these proteins:
- the lipA gene encoding lipoyl synthase has translation MIELTLVNQVAEQRPRKPDWLRVKLPIGENYRRVRNLVDEHKLHTICESGNCPNMGECWGAGTATFMILGNVCTRSCSFCAVATGRPNEYDTDEPRRVAEAVTLMGVKHCVITSVNRDELPDGGSTIWAETVREIRRLSPQTTLETLIPDFKGKWDNLYRVLETRPEVVSHNMETVKRLYRLVRPQARYERSLEEIARIKDYGLRTKSGFMVGLGETEEEVYEILTDLRKNGCDVVTIGQYLQPTKNHLPIDNYVHPDTFAKYRDMGLAMGLPFVESGPLVRSSYHAERHL, from the coding sequence ATGATTGAACTTACCTTAGTTAACCAAGTTGCCGAACAACGCCCCCGAAAACCCGACTGGCTTAGGGTAAAACTACCTATCGGAGAAAATTATCGAAGGGTGCGCAATTTGGTTGATGAGCATAAATTACATACTATTTGCGAAAGTGGTAACTGCCCTAATATGGGCGAATGTTGGGGAGCCGGAACAGCTACTTTTATGATATTGGGCAATGTTTGTACCCGCTCGTGCTCGTTTTGTGCTGTTGCAACTGGTCGCCCCAACGAATACGATACCGACGAACCCCGCCGCGTGGCCGAAGCTGTTACTTTAATGGGGGTTAAACATTGTGTTATTACTTCGGTAAACCGAGATGAGCTACCCGATGGCGGCTCGACTATTTGGGCTGAAACCGTCCGCGAAATTCGCCGACTTAGCCCACAAACCACTTTGGAAACTTTAATTCCGGATTTTAAAGGTAAATGGGACAACCTCTACCGCGTTTTAGAAACCCGCCCCGAAGTGGTGTCGCACAATATGGAAACCGTAAAACGCTTGTATCGCTTAGTGCGCCCACAAGCCCGCTACGAGCGCAGCCTCGAAGAAATTGCCCGCATTAAAGACTATGGCCTCAGAACCAAATCGGGATTTATGGTAGGGCTTGGCGAAACCGAAGAAGAAGTTTACGAAATATTAACAGACTTGCGCAAAAATGGCTGCGATGTAGTTACCATAGGCCAATATTTACAGCCTACCAAAAACCATTTGCCCATAGATAATTATGTTCACCCCGATACATTTGCAAAATACCGCGATATGGGTTTGGCAATGGGGTTACCGTTTGTAGAAAGCGGCCCCTTAGTACGCTCCTCATACCATGCCGAAAGACATTTGTAA
- a CDS encoding DUF839 domain-containing protein gives MHRRKFLQFLGGLGLTATFSGYGCVYTYKTAKQQHISKLSQIEYTGIAPNSLDDVVLSPELKYDLLISWNDPISKADKFGFDNDYLCIFKINDAANDLLLWVNHEYCDRFIMKTQAATKLDIEQEMYAVGGTIIRIKQNPESKKWSLVKNDAYNRRITALTPIPFADNIAIKGNKTAIGTLANCAGGKTPWNTLLTCEENYYLFVGETNYTTQPATHIDSDLGWEKFYPAHLPEHYGWVVEIDPYTGKAQKHTAMGRFAHECATTVLTKDGRCVVYTGDDNYFECLYKFIADKPGSLATGTLYVANLEKGEWIPLDYKNNPDLRAKFKTKLDMLVRTREAAHLVGGSKLDRPEDIEIHPFTNEVFVSLTNNSKNNNYHGAILKIVEQNNDHAALHFKHEYFLTGGEETGFSSPDNLIFDDHGNLWFTSDISGSAMKNSEYLPFKNNGLFMVPASGKNAGKVLQIASAPNNAEFTGPMFSPNYDTLFLSVQHPGENANTQTGYLSHWPRGKSAAPKPSVIAISLV, from the coding sequence ATGCACCGCCGTAAATTTTTACAATTTTTAGGAGGCCTTGGCCTAACTGCTACTTTTTCGGGGTATGGGTGTGTTTACACCTATAAAACTGCCAAGCAACAGCATATCTCTAAACTGTCGCAAATTGAATATACAGGCATTGCCCCTAACAGTTTGGACGATGTTGTGCTTAGTCCTGAATTAAAATACGATTTGCTGATTAGTTGGAATGACCCTATCTCAAAAGCCGATAAATTTGGCTTCGACAATGACTATTTATGTATCTTTAAAATAAATGATGCTGCCAACGATTTATTACTTTGGGTAAACCACGAGTATTGCGACCGTTTTATTATGAAAACTCAAGCTGCCACTAAACTTGATATTGAACAAGAAATGTACGCTGTTGGGGGTACAATTATCCGGATTAAACAAAATCCGGAATCTAAAAAATGGTCGCTTGTAAAAAACGATGCCTATAACCGGCGAATTACCGCTTTAACGCCCATCCCATTTGCCGATAATATTGCAATTAAAGGCAACAAAACAGCCATTGGTACTTTGGCAAACTGTGCCGGCGGCAAAACACCTTGGAACACCTTACTTACCTGCGAAGAAAATTATTATCTTTTTGTTGGCGAAACCAACTATACTACCCAACCCGCAACACATATTGATAGCGATTTAGGTTGGGAAAAATTTTACCCCGCACACCTACCCGAACATTATGGCTGGGTGGTTGAAATTGACCCCTACACAGGAAAGGCACAAAAACATACCGCTATGGGGCGTTTTGCCCACGAATGTGCTACCACCGTTTTAACCAAAGATGGCCGTTGCGTGGTATATACCGGAGATGATAATTATTTTGAATGTTTGTACAAATTTATTGCCGACAAACCCGGCTCGCTGGCAACCGGCACTTTATATGTTGCCAACTTAGAAAAAGGAGAATGGATTCCGTTGGACTATAAAAATAATCCTGATTTACGCGCAAAATTTAAAACCAAACTCGACATGTTGGTGCGTACCCGCGAGGCCGCGCATTTGGTAGGTGGCTCAAAACTTGACCGCCCCGAAGATATTGAAATTCACCCCTTTACTAACGAGGTTTTTGTTTCTTTAACCAATAACTCCAAAAATAATAATTACCACGGTGCTATTTTAAAAATTGTTGAACAAAATAATGACCATGCAGCATTACACTTTAAACACGAATATTTTTTAACCGGAGGTGAAGAAACGGGGTTTTCAAGTCCGGATAATTTAATTTTTGACGACCATGGCAATTTATGGTTTACCTCTGATATTAGTGGTTCGGCCATGAAAAATAGCGAATATTTGCCGTTTAAAAATAACGGACTTTTTATGGTTCCTGCCTCCGGAAAAAATGCCGGAAAAGTACTACAAATTGCTTCGGCACCTAATAACGCCGAGTTTACCGGCCCTATGTTTTCGCCTAATTACGATACATTGTTTTTAAGTGTACAACACCCCGGCGAAAATGCCAACACCCAAACCGGCTATCTAAGCCATTGGCCGCGGGGCAAATCTGCCGCCCCAAAGCCCAGCGTTATTGCTATTTCTTTGGTATAA
- a CDS encoding DUF3098 domain-containing protein: MDNKPQLLFGKKNFTFVLAGLVCIVIGMVLMLGGGNAPDLTKTYPEATLYGTQRTLIAPFLILVGFGLQIVAIFTQNKPAE, from the coding sequence ATGGATAACAAACCTCAATTATTGTTCGGGAAAAAAAACTTTACCTTCGTTTTGGCCGGACTTGTTTGTATTGTTATAGGTATGGTGCTAATGCTGGGTGGTGGCAATGCCCCCGACTTAACTAAAACCTATCCCGAAGCCACTTTGTATGGCACCCAACGCACTTTAATTGCTCCGTTTTTAATTTTAGTTGGTTTTGGCCTACAAATTGTTGCCATTTTTACGCAAAATAAGCCTGCCGAATAA
- a CDS encoding 3-deoxy-D-manno-octulosonic acid transferase has product MAIIRWFNPKIAYFLQSRRKAFTQLPMPPSGKMVIWMHCASLGEFEQGRPVLEAIRQQYPDCWIYLSFFSPSGYNVKKNTPLADAVGYLPFDLPKYIDPWLKALRPNLVIFVKYEFWFYVLQQLKKKQIQVLSISAIFRPNQPFFAWWGGFARRGLACFNHIFVQNTQSVQLLQQIGLEQRCTLAGDTRFDRVWQFTQLPPALPNLILPFFKSDENDHSQTTKVLIAGSTWPDDEKLLAMAFRQFPDNWKMVVVPHEITWSHLQHIEQAFSDQDIVRYSDLVSGKVNFQSHKQPPKILIIDTIGLLANLYRLGQVTWIGGGFGAGIHNTLEAAAWGIPVCFGPNYKKFNEAVELINKGAAFSITTWQTLTDKIKEWQQHPENGEVAGASGKNYIAEQQGATKRIMNYIQDLLA; this is encoded by the coding sequence TTGGCTATTATCAGATGGTTTAACCCAAAAATTGCCTATTTTTTGCAAAGCAGGCGAAAAGCATTCACACAATTGCCAATGCCACCATCCGGAAAAATGGTTATTTGGATGCACTGCGCTTCGTTAGGCGAGTTTGAACAAGGCCGACCTGTTTTAGAAGCCATCAGGCAGCAGTATCCGGATTGTTGGATTTACTTGTCGTTTTTTTCGCCATCGGGGTACAACGTAAAAAAAAATACGCCGTTGGCCGATGCCGTTGGCTACCTTCCGTTCGATTTGCCCAAATATATTGACCCTTGGTTAAAGGCACTGCGCCCCAATTTGGTGATCTTTGTAAAATACGAGTTTTGGTTTTATGTGTTGCAACAGTTAAAGAAAAAACAAATTCAAGTGCTTAGTATATCGGCTATATTTAGGCCCAACCAGCCCTTTTTTGCTTGGTGGGGAGGCTTTGCCCGGCGCGGCTTGGCCTGTTTTAACCATATTTTTGTACAAAATACACAATCGGTACAACTTTTACAGCAAATTGGCTTAGAGCAGCGCTGCACCTTAGCCGGCGATACCCGCTTTGACCGTGTTTGGCAATTTACACAATTGCCACCAGCGTTGCCAAACCTTATTTTGCCCTTTTTTAAATCTGATGAAAACGACCATTCCCAAACTACAAAAGTTTTGATTGCCGGCAGTACCTGGCCTGATGATGAAAAATTGTTAGCAATGGCGTTTAGGCAATTTCCGGATAATTGGAAAATGGTAGTTGTACCGCACGAGATTACATGGAGTCATTTACAACATATTGAGCAGGCTTTCTCTGACCAAGACATAGTTCGCTACTCCGATTTAGTTTCGGGAAAAGTTAATTTTCAGTCGCATAAACAACCTCCTAAAATATTAATAATAGATACCATTGGCTTGTTAGCAAACTTATACCGTTTAGGGCAGGTTACATGGATTGGCGGTGGATTTGGTGCAGGTATTCATAATACCTTAGAGGCGGCAGCCTGGGGAATACCGGTTTGTTTTGGCCCTAATTATAAAAAATTTAACGAAGCAGTTGAACTTATAAATAAAGGAGCTGCGTTTAGTATAACAACTTGGCAAACTTTGACTGATAAAATTAAGGAATGGCAGCAGCATCCGGAAAATGGGGAGGTAGCTGGGGCATCCGGAAAAAATTATATTGCCGAGCAGCAAGGGGCAACAAAAAGAATAATGAATTACATACAGGATTTATTGGCGTAA
- a CDS encoding DUF4230 domain-containing protein, which produces MTNQPPSSTRFIDMLFKVLLNLLFFTIICGAIYWGYSKLRDNLLKGETVVVKDNHEVILERIQNVFKVILVEGEFADVVTYRDFYSYDLPGFRKSALLKVKAKVTVGYDLDSVAMNYDHTTKTINIIRMPAPKILSIDPDIQYYDVSNGLFNSFSPEDLTKLQKSARDTIELKARQGGLLEKASQQSVQMLDMLTFAARETGWNITVEGKPFKPQAVLPQKQNPAHGQ; this is translated from the coding sequence ATGACCAATCAGCCGCCATCATCTACCCGCTTTATAGACATGCTGTTTAAGGTACTACTCAACCTATTGTTTTTTACTATAATATGCGGGGCAATTTATTGGGGATACTCTAAACTGCGCGATAATTTGCTTAAAGGCGAAACGGTAGTAGTGAAAGATAACCACGAAGTAATACTTGAACGCATACAAAACGTTTTTAAAGTAATATTGGTCGAGGGCGAGTTTGCCGATGTGGTAACCTACCGCGATTTTTATAGTTACGATTTACCCGGATTTAGAAAAAGTGCCTTGCTAAAAGTAAAAGCTAAAGTAACAGTGGGCTACGATTTAGACAGTGTAGCTATGAACTATGACCATACTACCAAAACTATTAATATCATCCGGATGCCAGCACCTAAAATACTTTCTATTGACCCCGATATTCAATATTATGATGTGTCGAATGGCTTGTTTAATTCATTTTCTCCGGAAGATTTGACCAAATTGCAAAAATCAGCACGCGACACCATAGAACTTAAAGCCCGGCAAGGCGGACTTTTAGAAAAAGCCAGTCAACAATCGGTTCAAATGTTAGATATGCTTACCTTTGCCGCCCGCGAAACCGGATGGAATATTACCGTTGAAGGCAAACCATTTAAACCACAAGCAGTTTTACCCCAAAAACAAAACCCGGCACATGGGCAGTAA